One stretch of Deltaproteobacteria bacterium DNA includes these proteins:
- a CDS encoding phosphate/phosphite/phosphonate ABC transporter substrate-binding protein, with translation MINRWGLGNKLLLVAAVLLLPQLACAGSFKLGSISISPVVETRKFWPLASYLARQLQSEGIDEAKVVVAESIPAMSSFLQTRGADLYIDSVFPSVAVSRLSNSKLLLQRWKKGKSDYQSIIFTRKDSGIARLEDIKGKVIAFEEPFSSTGYFFPKMVLLKKGFRMTPKRQGSDPIKSDEVGYIFSHGDSNTILSVLNGVVAAGATDSQKYLAVAKNVDSFKIIHETVSIPRQIVSHRADLPAKLVTKVKEVLMNMHQTAEGRQVLQAFESTTKFDEIPVRDIDLMAGLKKQVDAELKLQR, from the coding sequence ATGATTAACCGCTGGGGTTTAGGAAACAAATTATTACTTGTCGCTGCGGTCTTGCTTTTGCCCCAGCTCGCCTGTGCCGGATCGTTCAAGCTAGGTTCCATAAGTATATCCCCGGTGGTGGAGACCAGAAAATTTTGGCCCCTTGCCAGCTATCTCGCGCGGCAGTTGCAGTCAGAGGGAATCGACGAAGCGAAAGTTGTCGTGGCGGAGAGTATTCCGGCGATGTCCTCGTTCTTGCAAACGCGCGGGGCAGATCTTTACATAGATAGTGTTTTCCCTTCGGTGGCTGTGAGCCGCCTTTCCAACAGCAAACTTCTGCTGCAACGCTGGAAGAAGGGGAAAAGCGATTACCAGTCGATTATCTTCACGCGAAAAGATAGCGGCATCGCTCGATTGGAGGATATCAAGGGCAAGGTCATCGCCTTTGAGGAGCCCTTCAGTTCGACCGGTTATTTTTTTCCGAAAATGGTTTTATTGAAAAAAGGATTCCGAATGACGCCCAAGAGACAGGGGAGTGACCCCATAAAATCCGACGAAGTGGGGTATATCTTTAGTCACGGTGACTCGAATACAATTCTCTCGGTGTTGAATGGAGTCGTGGCGGCGGGTGCAACCGATAGTCAGAAGTATCTCGCTGTGGCGAAAAACGTTGACAGCTTCAAGATCATTCATGAGACGGTTTCCATTCCGCGTCAGATAGTCAGCCATCGAGCCGATCTCCCTGCCAAGCTTGTGACGAAAGTAAAGGAAGTTTTAATGAACATGCATCAGACTGCGGAGGGTAGGCAGGTGCTGCAGGCTTTCGAGAGCACTACCAAGTTCGATGAGATACCGGTTCGAGACATCGACCTTATGGCCGGATTAAAGAAACAGGTCGATGCCGAACTTAAACTCCAACGATAG
- a CDS encoding DUF2971 domain-containing protein, with product MKAPQSLDPEEYFKGFVKRLDGLGYRKRRQVLWRQVRPSLCRFLYKFRPFDPSNSTSVDRLRDILFQSRLRLSSPTEFNDPYDMAAKIIVEGPRAAIRQKLDRLFRERGVKWEARKREVSRMMANLDSVVSRARISFAESTAAVGVCSFGGDPRSILMWSHYATDHRGVCLQFEVARDIATFAQALPVNYSEDYPVLNWLNEAKGITVVLLRKYQGWAYEKERRIIVPESAAQLLYFRSAALSGIIIGCSASSATVEQLKDLVKERSSFGFPPLKIYRAFKHDSKYRLIINKDRTERGDI from the coding sequence ATGAAAGCGCCCCAAAGTCTAGATCCTGAAGAATACTTCAAGGGGTTTGTGAAGCGTCTTGATGGCCTTGGCTATCGTAAACGACGACAGGTTCTGTGGCGCCAAGTTAGGCCATCGCTGTGTCGTTTTTTATACAAGTTCCGACCATTTGATCCTTCCAACAGTACCTCCGTTGACCGTCTTCGTGATATTCTTTTTCAGTCCAGATTGCGCCTTTCGTCACCGACAGAGTTCAACGACCCCTACGATATGGCCGCAAAAATTATCGTTGAAGGACCGCGTGCGGCGATAAGACAAAAATTAGACCGGCTCTTTAGAGAACGAGGGGTAAAATGGGAAGCCCGGAAGAGGGAAGTAAGCCGTATGATGGCAAATTTAGATTCTGTCGTGTCACGGGCAAGAATATCGTTTGCAGAGAGCACTGCCGCTGTAGGTGTGTGCTCCTTCGGAGGTGATCCGCGAAGCATTCTCATGTGGAGTCATTATGCAACAGACCATAGGGGTGTTTGTCTTCAGTTCGAAGTCGCCAGGGATATTGCTACGTTTGCCCAGGCATTGCCTGTGAACTACAGCGAAGATTATCCAGTCTTAAATTGGCTCAATGAGGCAAAGGGCATAACGGTGGTACTCCTAAGAAAATATCAAGGCTGGGCATACGAGAAAGAGCGTAGAATAATAGTCCCGGAATCGGCGGCTCAGTTACTTTATTTTCGCTCTGCAGCGCTTTCTGGGATCATCATAGGATGTTCCGCTAGTAGCGCGACCGTCGAGCAATTGAAAGATCTCGTTAAAGAGCGATCTTCGTTTGGTTTTCCGCCACTAAAAATTTACCGCGCTTTTAAACATGACAGTAAATATCGATTGATCATAAATAAGGATAGGACGGAAAGGGGTGATATTTAG